Proteins encoded in a region of the Dreissena polymorpha isolate Duluth1 chromosome 6, UMN_Dpol_1.0, whole genome shotgun sequence genome:
- the LOC127834629 gene encoding filamin-A-like isoform X1: MAAVLDEQWIGIQETTFRNWCNEQLKVSGRKLGNLVTDLCDGVCLVALVEALQLRKIGKVYTKPTSKIQMLQNVSLALKAITDDNVKLVNVGGDDIVNGNTKIIFGLVWSLVQRYQISGKKSKAPPKKLMTIWFRSLLPDLDITNFTTDWNDGIALHALIDQIKPGVSPEWRKLRSEDRVENCRKAMLIAKEQLNVPRVISPEDFANSALDELSSMTYLSYFVKHESPGYYHTLNWACKQLRTTNITNLTTDWNDGYFLCAIVVSLGEKISGWPNLDRTKALENCQKGIDGGKELGIEPLLSAKEMSDPLVDHLSMMSYLSKFSNVQPRKGKAERLQIRFNFDNIKVGSQAEFQIIKAEEGVVDSKVTLHLVCETGNVPCDVKWSGKIATCSFIPSVTGDYKLTVSYEDTVIKGCPIEFITKGDSLKVRLLTSSTNMKMGETYDVKVDISGSGRGEVLMECTSPTGDQRYLTSVKDGNVVMATVQPKEVGVWVLHVYFGEEEVQGSPLHLRVNDPQKAWLSGTEEGYVGDLLMFKVNYKAAGEGEVKVTVTCNDDNITYDTSQDSSDAHVRQIMFTPEVKGSYEVRAWFNDTEIRGSPARVSVQDPSQVSVTGEGILHGTKGEDSSFKVNASGVGGNVKVDVSAPDGSLADCQWRQITPDVYEFTYRPTTAGMYKINVLWNGRPLPGSPFHPHITDRSKVVLMDDLTDLKDENDHLALNCNTETVLNFNTKDAGPGTFSAEVLSPDGRLPVNIRKPEPGHVQVGFTAKVEGDHYIHLYWSSVPLDKSPILAYCPGPVLPVNHAHVNVVGEGAQLARATVPAEFIVDGKKAGPGIPRVRMTGVKTDVDVEMRAMKYDRYKCKYAAPYPGGYLLHVEWSGFHVPGSPFKVTVTNKGHGDKVKVEGQGLKGGFVGQQLRAVVDTTAAGNGEVTADCYGLRHHSRCDLIDHRNGKYTLCIFPTEPCRHSLEVKYDHEHVPGSPFSIPVGEPPDPRKVHVYGPGIEPGVIQTFESKFIVETYGAGAGQLSVRVRGPRSAFKVEMRRDREEERTIVCRYDPEEAGEYIVNVKWSGVHVPGSPFTVPVFESIEALSKYARQTNQVELIADYEWKDEF, from the exons ATGGCCGCCGTTTTGGACGAGCAGTGGATAGGGATCCAGGAGACGACGTTCCGTAACTGGTGCAATGAACAACTTAAG GTTAGCGGTCGTAAGTTGGGAAATCTTGTGACCGATCTGTGTGACGGAGTATGTCTGGTAGCGCTGGTAGAGGCCCTGCAG CTACGAAAGATCGGCAAAGTGTACACAAAACCAACGTCCAAAATCCAGATGCTTCAAAACGTGTCACTGGCGTTAAAAGCTATCACAGATGACAATGTCAAACTGGTAAATGTTG GGGGAGATGACATCGTCAATGGCAACACAAAGATTATATTTGGCTTAGTCTGGAGTCTTGTACAGCGTTATCAGATCTCGGGGAAAAAGAGCAAGGCCCCGCCCAAGAAGTTGATGACAATTTGGTTCCGGTCCCTCTTGCCTGACCTGGACATTACCAACTTCACGACCGACTGGAATGATGGGATTGCTTTGCA tgctttgattgacCAAATCAAACCTGGGGTGTCCCCTGAGTGGCGTAAACTTCGTAGTGAGGACAG GGTAGAGAACTGTCGCAAAGCCATGTTGATAGCGAAGGAGCAGCTGAACGTGCCCAGAGTTATCTCCCCTGAAGACTTTGCTAACTCCGCCCTTGACGAGCTGTCCAGTATGACGTACCTGTCGTACTTTGTGAAACACGAGTCTCCCGGATACTACCACACACTGAACTGGGCTTGCAAACAGCTGAGGACTACAAACATAACTAACCTGACG ACTGACTGGAATGATGGCTACTTCCTGTGTGCTATAGTGGTCTCCCTTGGAGAAAAGATTTCGGGCTGGCCAAATCTTGACCGAACCAAGGCCCTGGAAAACTGCCAGAAAG GCATAGATGGTGGCAAAGAGTTGGGGATAGAGCCATTACTGAGTGCCAAAGAGATGTCAGACCCGCTTGTGGACCACCTGTCAATGATGTCCTATCTGTCAAAATTTAGCAACGTACAGCCACGCAAGGGCAAGGCTGAGCGACTGCAGATCAGGTTCAACTTTGACAACATCAAGGTCGGATCTCAG GCCGAGTTTCAAATCATCAAAGCAGAGGAGGGTGTTGTGGACAGTAAGGTTACACTGCACCTTGTTTGTGAGACAGGAAATGTGCCATGTGACGTCAAGTGGTCAGGAAAGATCGCCACATGTTCCTTCATCCCCTCTGTGACGGGAGATTACAAG TTGACCGTATCTTACGAGGACACAGTTATCAAGGGATGTCCAATTGAGTTCATCACTAAAGGTGATTCCCTGAAAGTGAGGCTGCTTACGTCATCAACAAACATGAAAATGGGAGAGACATATGATGTGAAG GTGGACATATCAGGCAGCGGTAGGGGAGAGGTTCTGATGGAGTGTACGTCGCCTACTGGTGACCAGCGTTACCTGACCAGTGTCAAGGATGGCAACGTAGTCATGGCAACTGTACAGCCCAAAGAAGTGG GTGTGTGGGTTTTGCATGTGTATTTTGGCGAAGAAGAGGTCCAAGGAAGTCCGCTTCACTTGCGTGTGAACGATCCACAGAAGGCGTGGTTGTCAGGGACAGAGGAGGGATATGTGGGGGATCTTCTGATGTTCAAAG TCAACTACAAGGCAGCAGGGGAaggagaggtcaaggtcacagtgacttgtaATGATGACAACATCACGTATGACACGTCACAAGACTCGTCAGACGCTCATGTCCGTCAGATCATGTTCACTCCTGAGGTCAAGGGGTCGTATGAGGTCAGGGCGTGGTTTAATGACACAGAAATAAGAG GTTCACCGGCCCGTGTTTCTGTACAGGACCCCAGTCAAGTGTCTGTGACAGGGGAGGGAATTCTGCATGGAACAAAGGGAGAGGACTCTAGCTTCAAAGTGAATGCCAGTGGGGTGGGGGGCAATGTAAAAGTGGATGTATCAG CGCCAGACGGATCTCTCGCTGACTGTCAGTGGAGGCAGATCACGCCAGATGTGTACGAGTTCACGTATAGACCAACCACCGCCGGCATGTACAAGATCAATGTGTTGTGGAATGGCCGTCCATTGCCGG GCAGTCCGTTTCACCCTCACATCACGGACCGTTCCAAGGTTGTATTGATGGATGACCTTACCGACCTCAAAGATGAGAATGACCACCTGGCTCTGAACTGTAATACGGAGACCGTGCTCAACTTTAACACAAAGGACGCTGGACCTG GTACGTTCAGTGCCGAGGTTCTCTCCCCTGATGGTCGTCTGCCCGTCAACATTCGGAAACCCGAACCAGGTCATGTGCAGGTCGGGTTCACAGCAAAAGTTGAAG gCGACCACTACATCCACTTGTATTGGTCATCAGTTCCGCTGGACAAGTCTCCCATTTTAGCGTACTGTCCTGGCCCGGTACTTCCTGTGAATCACGCACACGTAAATGTGGTTGGGGAGGGCGCACAGCTGGCGCGGGCGACAGTGCCAGCAGAGTTCATTGTGGACGGCAAGAAGGCAGGGCCAG GTATTCCACGTGTTCGGATGACAGGCGTGAAGACGGATGTAGACGTGGAGATGAGGGCGATGAAGTATGACAGATACAAGTGTAAATATGCGGCACCATATCCAG GTGGTTACCTCTTGCATGTTGAATGGTCCGGTTTCCATGTACCAGGGTCACCTTTCAAGGTGACGGTTACTaacaaaggtcatggtgacaAGGTCAAGGTTGAAGGTCAAGGACTCAAGGGCGGATTTGTGGGTCAACAGTTGCGGGCTGTTGTAGACACCACTGCTGCTGGCAACG GGGAGGTTACTGCAGACTGCTACGGTTTACGTCATCACTCTCGCTGTGACCTCATAGATCATCGTAACGGGAAGTACACGCTTTGCATATTTCCGACTGAGCCTTGTCGTCACAGTCTCGAGGTGAAATACGACCATGAACATGTGCCAG GAAGTCCATTTTCCATCCCCGTGGGAGAGCCGCCAGACCCTCGGAAGGTGCATGTGTATGGCCCGGGGATAGAGCCCGGGGTCATCCAAACCTTCGAGAGCAAGTTCATTGTGGAGACGTACGGTGCAGGGGCGGGACAACTCTCCGTCCGTGTTAGGGGACCTAGAA